In Parasegetibacter sp. NRK P23, the genomic stretch GATGTGAAAATATTGGTCGTGACTTCTGAACCGAAGGAAAAAGTAAAAGCATTTTTTGAACGGAACAAATTATTGAAAGGGCTGGAGTTAACCCTGGTAACGGAAGACACTACATGTAAGCAATTTTTCCCCCACCAACTTATACCCCATGAAGTCTGGATCAGCGGAAACCGGGTCCTGAAAGCTGTTACCGAGGCAGAATATGTTACTGCCGACAAAATAAACGAGGCGCTCGCAGGAAAAGAAATTTCCTGGGTAATGAAAGACGATTTTTTCACTTTCGATCATTCAAAACCACTGAAACCCTTACTGGATAAGGTAACTGCCGCGCCAGGAAAATCTTTCTATTCCGGCTTTACGGGTTATATACACGGTCCGGGTTTTTTGAAAGAAGGACTGATCACAGATTCCGCAGCACAAACAACCAGGTTTTACATCCTCAACGCGCCTGTCCTGAACATGTATTACAAAGCCTTTAAAGAAGAGCGGCTGGGATTCCTTAAATCTCCAGCGCATAGAGCGCTACTGGTAAAGGACACCTTGCAATACCTGTACGATCCCGCTATCCATAAGTATAAAAGAGAGTGGCAAAAAAAATACGCTTTCTGCTACGAATCCGCCTGGCCAATCGGAACTCCGGAAGCTGTTATGCGGGAAAAACTAAAGCATGATATTGACCATTATTTCGGCCTTGAAGGAAACATCCGGAACACCTCCACAGGGTTAAAACAGTTTGTGCTGAAAGAAACAATGATTTCCTCAAAACGATAAACAACAGTTATGAAGAAGTGTGTGATGCTTATACTGGTGCTGTTGTGGGCGGGCGCGTGTAAACTCTTCGCCCAGGAAAAACAGGATTCGGCGATACCGAAAGTAAAAGAATTGGAAGAAGTAATTATAAGTACGGGATACCAAACCATTCCCAAAGAAAGAAGTACGGGGTCTTTCGCAACCATTGACAATAAGCTGCTGAATGAAAGGGTGACCACATCTATAATGGAGCGGTTGGATGGAACCACCGCCGGACTAACGTTCAATAAAGGAACGGGGGCGGGTATAACGCTCAGGGGACTCAGCACGCTTGGTGGTATGGCCGATAATCAATTGCTGATTATCGTTGACAATTTCATTTACAATGGAAATATCGCGGATATTAACCCCAACGATGTACAACAGGTAACCCTGCTTAAAGATGCCGCCGCCGCATCTATCTGGGGCGCTAAAGCAGGAAATGGCGTGATCGTGATTACAACCAAAAAAGGGAAATTCTCTCAGCCCGCGAAAATTTCACTCCATGTGAACATGAGGGTGTTACCTGAGCAGGACTTGTTTTTTGAGCCCACCATGCCGGTGCCGGAATATATAGCGCTACAGGAGGACCTTTTTGAAAAGGGATACTATAATACGATGCTGAATAGTACGGCGCCAACTACAATTGTTAACCCCGTGGCGGAAATCCTGGGAAAACACAGGGCGGGGACGTTATCAGACGAACAAAAACGTTATTTACTGGATTCCATTGGAAGAAATGACTTGAGAAATGATTTCAGGAAGTATTTCTACCGGCCAGCCGTAAGTCAGCAGTACGCCTTGAACGTGTCCGGGGGAAGCGGAAATATGACGTACTATTTTTCAGCGGGCTTTGACAGATCGAATGCGGAAGTGATCGGTAACCACCAGTCCCGGGCCACCATCCGGCAACAAATGAATTTTAAGGCCACGAATCGACTGGAAATTAGCACAACGCTTCAGTATGTAAAGAACGACGCTACTACCGGAACGGAACCCCTTTTGCTGCAAACGCCCTGGCCATACGCCAAGCTGGCGGATGAGCAGGGCAACCCTTTAGCGCTTCCTTATGAATACCGGCAATCCTATAAAGACACCGCGGGAAACGGCAAACTGCTGGATTGGAACTTCCGTCCATTGGAGGAGATGCGTCTCGCCGATCGTTCCGAACGGGGCGAAGATCTTTTGATGAATATTGGCATCACCTTCCGCATGCTGAAAGGAATGGATGTAACGGCGATGTACCAGCGCCAGTCGGGCAATACAGCCGCGCAGGACTACCGGAGTAAAGAATCTTATTTTACCCGAAGCCGGATCAATCAGTTTACGCCCCCGGGAGGAACGTACCAGAGCAGTGCCGTTCCTTATGGCGGGATTTTATTGTACCAGAATAGCCGTCAACTTTCGCAACAGGCGCGCGCGCAAATTTCCTACAACCGGGAATGGAACAATCATGCAGTGGCCACGATTGCAGGATCGGAAATACAACATACAGAAGCGGAGGCAGACAACTCCTTTTTATATGGATTCGATAAAAACCTGCTTACCTCATCCAACGCAGATTTACTCAGGTTGCACCCAAGATATATGGGAGGTTCCGCCAGTATAGCACTCCCAACGTTACGCGCCGGTACCAGCACCAGACAGGTTTCGTTTTTTACGAACGCGACCTATACCTACAAAGAACGGTATGCGCTTTCAGGAAGCGCCAGAAGAGACGCCTCTAATCTGTTCGGGGTTTCTACAAATAATAAATGGACCCCGTTGTGGAGCGCCGGCGCAGCCTGGACCTTGTCAAAGGAGCCCTTCTTTAATGTGAATTGGATAGATATGCTGAAACTCCGGGCGACGTATGGGTATCAGGGGAATACCAATACTTCCGTAGCCGGGGTGCTTACGATCCGGTACAGCCCTGGTGCCGATGTACTCACCAATGTACCAATCGCTTCGGTAAGCAATGTGCCTAATCCCGATCTGCGTTGGGAAAGGGTGGGCCAGACAAATATCGGGACCGACTTCTCGCTTTGGGCCGGCAGACTCAGTGGATCGCTGGAATATTATTTTAAGAATTGTACTGACCTTGTTGCCAATGCTCCTATTGATCCAACACTGGGGGCGGGGGATGAAATCATGAAGAACAGCGCGGTGCTTCATACAAAAGGAGTTGACGTTTCACTCACCGGAAAGCTGGTGGATAAAGCGATCAAATGGAGTACAACGGCTTTTTTAACCTGGAACACCAACAAGGTTAAAAAGTACCTGCTCTCTCCATCCATTGCCCGCGACCTTGTAGAGAATGGCGGTGCCATCAATCCCGTGGAAGGAAGAGAAGCGTATGCATTGGTGGCATACCCTTTCGCCGGACTGGACCCCGATACCGGTGCCGCCCTTGGAATATTGAACGGGCAACCGTCCGGCGATTACGCGGCGATACAGGTTGAAACAAAAGCTACCGACCTTTATACGCCCGGCTCATCAAGGCCGGAGTATGTGATGGGGCTCCGGAATATGGTTTCGTGGAAAGGGATCGATCTTTCTTTTAACCTGACGGGAAACTTTAAATACTGGCAGCACCGCACTTATGCCGGTTCCGGCATCTTCAACGGCGGTCTTACTGGATATCAGGATTACATGAACAGGTGGCAGCTGCCCGGAGATGAATTGCATACCAACTTACCGGCGATTACTTACCCGGTGAACCTGCAGCAGGAAAATTTCTACCGGCAATCCGCTGCCATGGTGGTACGGAGAGACCATATCAGGTTGCAGAATATACACCTGAATTATACTTTCTCCAAGACCACATTACGCGTGTTCAGTAACGTGTCTTTTTACACGAACCTTTTTAATGTGGCGGTGCTTTGGAAGTCAAATAAAGAGAAAGGTGATCCGGATGCCGGAAAATCTTTCCAGCAACTGAGAACGACCTACGCTGCCGGTTTTAAACTGAATTTCAAATAAACACCTAAACTGTTTTATGAAAAAGTACATCAGCATATATGTGTGTCTGCTTTCTTTAATAGGGCTCGCTTCCTGCAAGAAATTCCTGGAGGAGAAGTCCGACAAAAAGCTTGCGATCCCGGAAACGCTAAGTGATTACCAGGCCCTGATCAACAGCACATCCACCATGAATGTGAGGTTCTGCGGACTGGCTGAGGTGGGCAGTGACAATTATTATATCCGCGATAAAGAATGGGCCGCGCTGGACGATGAGCCCAGGCTGGCATATACCTGGGAATGGAATGGTGTTTCTAACGGGCATTGGTCCAACCTTTACGCCATCATATTCCGGGCAAACCTGGTACTGGAGAATATAGGCGAACTCAAGGTTTTGCCTGCGCAGACAGAAGAGAAAAGACAGTTGGAGGGGAAAGCGCTTTTCTTCCGGGCAATGGCACACTTTAATGTGGCCCAGGTTTGGGCGCCCGCCTATAAAAAAGGAGGGGAAAATGACCAGCCGGGTATTCCGTTGCGCAGTTCATACGATATCAATGAACCGGTAACAAGATCAACAGTGGAGCAAACTTATGGGCATATTGTAGAAGACCTTCGCAAAGCATCGGAACTTGTTCCTGTTCAGGTGACACACAAGGCCATTCCCGGCAAAGCCGCTGTTTTGGCGTTATTGGCAAGGGTGTATCTTTCTATGAATGATTTTGAAAACGCTTTGCTGTATGCGGATTCAACACTTTTGTACAATAGTGCCATACTGAATTATAATACACTGAATCCATCCTCTGCCGGTCCTGTTCCTGCTTTGAATGAAGAAGTTATTTTCCATGCGCAGTGCGTGATGGGTGGTGCAATGAACGCCACCCCCAACACGGTGGCAAAGGTGGATACAGGGTTGTACGCGCTATACCATCAGAACGATATCCGCAAGGCTGCCTATTTTGGAAAGAACAACGACAATACCTTTTTCTTTAAAGGCGGATACGATCAGTCCAAATCTGCACCCCGTTTTATGGGGATTACCGTAAGCGAAGTATTGCTTATCAAGGCGGAATGTGAGGCGAGGCGCAACAACATAGAAGGGGCGATGGACGCACTAAATGCGCTGCTGGTAAAAAGATGGAAGAGCGGAACCTTTGTCCCTTACCAGGCTTCTGTTCAGGATGAGGCGCTGGCTTTGATTTTGGAAGAAAGAAGGAAAGAACTTTGTTTCCGTTCCGGATTGCGGTGGATGGACCTTAAAAGGTTTAACACACTTCCCGATGAGCGGCGTTCCATCAAACGGCTATTAAATGGTGAAGAGGTAATACTTGATTCGGAGGACAAGAGATTGCTGTGGCTGATTCCGCTGGATGTGGTGCGTTTATCCGGAATAACACAGAACCCAAGGTAAAGACATACCGGCAAAGGAATGAACCCTTTGCCGGTGGTTGAAGCATGTGCTAATCACGGAGATAGATGCCGTCTTCCGGAAGACTTTCACCTTCCTGAAGTGCTTGTTCTATCAAGGATTCAACCGGTTCGCCAAGAATGGCGGGAAAGCCGGGATGAGAGAGGTCTTCCGTTGCGAGAATAACGCAAATACGGGCATCTCCGTCGCAAAATGTGGAGGGGTCGCCCACAAAAGGAGTATAGTTCTCCTGGTCCAACGGATCAGTAGATGGCGCCTGGGGTGTAAACTCCCAATAGGTGGGCGTAAACTTTTTTTCTACGGCTTTTTCAGTAAATGCGAAAGCGCCGATACCTGCGAACACCACCGCCAGGAGCGGTAACAAAATTTTGATTTTCATAATTAAAGTGTTGAATGGTGAATGAAATTTCCGGAGGTTGGCCAACCTTCAGGATCGAAGCTAACTGAACCAGCCCTGGCGTTTCCGGCAATGGTGCCGTATTTTATTCAAGCTTAATCCGTATCCTTTTTTCTGGCGTTCTTCAGGTTTCTGAAACTTCGCTCGCTCATATTCAGGAAGGAGGCCAGGTGCGCATCCGGAACATGGTACAGCAATTCCGGGAACTTTTGTTGGAGGTACCGGAACCTTTCCCGCAACGATGGATTCGATTTAAATAGGGAGTGTTCTCTTACCTGTTCCTGGAACTCGTCTTTAATGGCACGCTCCAGCGCCGCCATTTCGGGAAAACACTGGTAAAAAGTATAAACTGATTTGCGGCTGATGGACCAGGTTTCGCATAGCTGTGCCGCTACGATGTTTTCCCGGAAGGGAGTCTGTGCATTAAAACTTTGCGCAGGGTAAATCATGTTGCCCGAAGCGCTGAACCAGGTCGTTATGTGTTCACATTCCCACCGGACTATCCCCGTTTTTAAGAACCATATCCTTTCCGCTACCTGCCCCGCCTTTAGGAGGAAATCGCCCTTCGCATGCTGTGCATAACGAAGTGACTCCCCCAGGCAAAGGAGAAACCCCTGGGAAAGCATAACCCGGCTCCGGAGATAATGAACCAGCTCCTCCATAGAATAAGGTTTATTAAAATGGCCTCCCCTCGAAAAGGGAGGCCTCTCCTGATTCCTCCCGTCACCACAGGTGGTGAGGGTGAAAAGTAAATTTGCAAACTCTTTATCAGACAGGCTTGTGTTTTCCCGTCATAGTTCTCTTGTTTATTTCATTCAGGCGGTAGGTTTTTTGCTCTGTAAGTACCGGGAGAAACACCCAGATTTCTCCGTATAAAAACCGAGAACTGGGAAGGGGAGGAGAAGCCCAGCATATAAGCCACTTCTTTGATCTCCAGTGCTGGTCTTTGCAGCAGCAGTTGCTGAGATTTCCGGAGTTTGACCTGTTTGATGTGGTCCTGCAAACGCATGCCTGTTTCACGGATAAACGCTCTCCGGAGGGTGCTTTCACTTGCGTTTACCTGGATGCACAATTCTTTCAGCGAAAATTCTCCGGGCATACAATGTTCTATAAAAAGAATGCTGGCATGAACGGCTTTTTTGTCTCTTGACTGGAAAAACGCGTCCTCCCGCACCATGCGCCAGCCGCTAACCGTAGCCAGAATATTTGAAAGATGAACATCGGGATGATCCAACTCAGCAGGCAGATGGGGTTGAAAAAGCAGTGCATTCACGTATTGCTCGGTAAAACGGGTGATACCGGCGCTTACAGGTCCGGATATGCGAAATAAATCGCTGCTTGAGCCGGTTGTTGTAACGGGAAGTAAAAAATGGGACCGCGGAAACCCCCATACCAGTATTTTAACATGAGGCTTTAACAGCTTAATGAAAACCTCCGAGGATGGCTTTACGGGAAAAAGTAACACCGACCTGTTTGCTATGCGAATGTTTTCGGTCCCGCTTTCCACATCCACCTTACCCTTTAGTACGAGGATAAGACACATATCTGCAAAGCCCGTGGAAACAGACGTTGCCGTGTGACCGGAAATGATCATGTCTCTTGCCAGAAGGGTTACTTTATTCCGGGTTGTGCTGCGGGCAAGGGTTGTAGTATAATTTACTTGCCCCATACCATTATGTATGCTGGCATCGTTCCATTTCATCGAATAAGGTTTGGTTCAACCACCGGTGTTTCCACCGGGTGTTGGGAGGAATCAGGATAACTTTATATGGCAGCGTTGTGCAGTGGGCTGATATGAGGTTGAAGGCCGATCGGTTAGGAAAGGTTCAGCACCAGGTACAATAAAATCTTTCTTTGTGTTTACATTCTATCAAAATTTTGGATAATCCAAAACAGGGTAAGGTTAATTCAAGGAGATTGATACGCATTGGCCGGACGCGTTTACTCCGGGACCTTTTCTGTTTTTTCACGGTAATCACGGGCGTTTTTTCCCGTATTTCTGGAAATATAAAGTACAGATCACCTGTAAATCGCCCCATGAATGTTTCCATAAGTGCCATAGTACCGGGTTAAGTTTTAGTAACTTCGCCCACCTTTTTCAAAAAATACCCCTTCTTTCTCCGAAGGGAGCCAATTTGAAACGGATTACTACACGACTGCTTTCTGAACCTTGTTCTACCTCTAAAATTGCTTATATTTAATTCACGTGCAAAGTGCAGTGTAACCGGTGAGAAGGAAAATAAACGTCATGGCAACCGCAACGAAAAAATCAGCCGCCCCCAGGAAAAAGGCGACTTCAGTAAAATCAGCAGATCTTCAGAATGGCCCCACCACCCTGGCGGCCAAACTCCAGGAATATTTCGGCTTCGATGGCTTTAAAGGTGAGCAGGAAGCTATTATTGAATCGCTGCTCTCCGGAAGGGACACATTCGTGATCATGCCCACCGGCGGCGGAAAAAGCCTGTGCTACCAACTACCCGCTATCTCCTCGGCAGGCGTGGCCATCATTGTTTCCCCGCTCATCGCGCTGATGAAGAACCAGGTCGACCTGGTCCGCAGCTATTCAAGCAACGATGATATAGCCCACTTCCTGAACTCTACCTTGTCGAAAAAAGAAATCAGGGAAGTAAAGGAAGACCTCACTTCCGGCAGAACCAAAATGCTGTACGTGGCGCCTGAAACGCTTACCAAAGCTGAAAACCTGGAATTCTTTA encodes the following:
- a CDS encoding TlpA disulfide reductase family protein; amino-acid sequence: MKKLLFFMLGTCVLLLNGMAQKTSVPDLSMALKPGEKVPDITLNNLLNYKENTAKLSDFEGKLVILDFFATWCTSCVGALPHLDALQKQRNDVKILVVTSEPKEKVKAFFERNKLLKGLELTLVTEDTTCKQFFPHQLIPHEVWISGNRVLKAVTEAEYVTADKINEALAGKEISWVMKDDFFTFDHSKPLKPLLDKVTAAPGKSFYSGFTGYIHGPGFLKEGLITDSAAQTTRFYILNAPVLNMYYKAFKEERLGFLKSPAHRALLVKDTLQYLYDPAIHKYKREWQKKYAFCYESAWPIGTPEAVMREKLKHDIDHYFGLEGNIRNTSTGLKQFVLKETMISSKR
- a CDS encoding SusC/RagA family TonB-linked outer membrane protein; translation: MKKCVMLILVLLWAGACKLFAQEKQDSAIPKVKELEEVIISTGYQTIPKERSTGSFATIDNKLLNERVTTSIMERLDGTTAGLTFNKGTGAGITLRGLSTLGGMADNQLLIIVDNFIYNGNIADINPNDVQQVTLLKDAAAASIWGAKAGNGVIVITTKKGKFSQPAKISLHVNMRVLPEQDLFFEPTMPVPEYIALQEDLFEKGYYNTMLNSTAPTTIVNPVAEILGKHRAGTLSDEQKRYLLDSIGRNDLRNDFRKYFYRPAVSQQYALNVSGGSGNMTYYFSAGFDRSNAEVIGNHQSRATIRQQMNFKATNRLEISTTLQYVKNDATTGTEPLLLQTPWPYAKLADEQGNPLALPYEYRQSYKDTAGNGKLLDWNFRPLEEMRLADRSERGEDLLMNIGITFRMLKGMDVTAMYQRQSGNTAAQDYRSKESYFTRSRINQFTPPGGTYQSSAVPYGGILLYQNSRQLSQQARAQISYNREWNNHAVATIAGSEIQHTEAEADNSFLYGFDKNLLTSSNADLLRLHPRYMGGSASIALPTLRAGTSTRQVSFFTNATYTYKERYALSGSARRDASNLFGVSTNNKWTPLWSAGAAWTLSKEPFFNVNWIDMLKLRATYGYQGNTNTSVAGVLTIRYSPGADVLTNVPIASVSNVPNPDLRWERVGQTNIGTDFSLWAGRLSGSLEYYFKNCTDLVANAPIDPTLGAGDEIMKNSAVLHTKGVDVSLTGKLVDKAIKWSTTAFLTWNTNKVKKYLLSPSIARDLVENGGAINPVEGREAYALVAYPFAGLDPDTGAALGILNGQPSGDYAAIQVETKATDLYTPGSSRPEYVMGLRNMVSWKGIDLSFNLTGNFKYWQHRTYAGSGIFNGGLTGYQDYMNRWQLPGDELHTNLPAITYPVNLQQENFYRQSAAMVVRRDHIRLQNIHLNYTFSKTTLRVFSNVSFYTNLFNVAVLWKSNKEKGDPDAGKSFQQLRTTYAAGFKLNFK
- a CDS encoding RagB/SusD family nutrient uptake outer membrane protein; this translates as MKKYISIYVCLLSLIGLASCKKFLEEKSDKKLAIPETLSDYQALINSTSTMNVRFCGLAEVGSDNYYIRDKEWAALDDEPRLAYTWEWNGVSNGHWSNLYAIIFRANLVLENIGELKVLPAQTEEKRQLEGKALFFRAMAHFNVAQVWAPAYKKGGENDQPGIPLRSSYDINEPVTRSTVEQTYGHIVEDLRKASELVPVQVTHKAIPGKAAVLALLARVYLSMNDFENALLYADSTLLYNSAILNYNTLNPSSAGPVPALNEEVIFHAQCVMGGAMNATPNTVAKVDTGLYALYHQNDIRKAAYFGKNNDNTFFFKGGYDQSKSAPRFMGITVSEVLLIKAECEARRNNIEGAMDALNALLVKRWKSGTFVPYQASVQDEALALILEERRKELCFRSGLRWMDLKRFNTLPDERRSIKRLLNGEEVILDSEDKRLLWLIPLDVVRLSGITQNPR
- a CDS encoding DUF6520 family protein; protein product: MKIKILLPLLAVVFAGIGAFAFTEKAVEKKFTPTYWEFTPQAPSTDPLDQENYTPFVGDPSTFCDGDARICVILATEDLSHPGFPAILGEPVESLIEQALQEGESLPEDGIYLRD
- a CDS encoding Crp/Fnr family transcriptional regulator; protein product: MEELVHYLRSRVMLSQGFLLCLGESLRYAQHAKGDFLLKAGQVAERIWFLKTGIVRWECEHITTWFSASGNMIYPAQSFNAQTPFRENIVAAQLCETWSISRKSVYTFYQCFPEMAALERAIKDEFQEQVREHSLFKSNPSLRERFRYLQQKFPELLYHVPDAHLASFLNMSERSFRNLKNARKKDTD
- a CDS encoding helix-turn-helix domain-containing protein; the encoded protein is MKWNDASIHNGMGQVNYTTTLARSTTRNKVTLLARDMIISGHTATSVSTGFADMCLILVLKGKVDVESGTENIRIANRSVLLFPVKPSSEVFIKLLKPHVKILVWGFPRSHFLLPVTTTGSSSDLFRISGPVSAGITRFTEQYVNALLFQPHLPAELDHPDVHLSNILATVSGWRMVREDAFFQSRDKKAVHASILFIEHCMPGEFSLKELCIQVNASESTLRRAFIRETGMRLQDHIKQVKLRKSQQLLLQRPALEIKEVAYMLGFSSPSQFSVFIRRNLGVSPGTYRAKNLPPE